In a single window of the Listeria cossartiae subsp. cossartiae genome:
- the virB gene encoding ABC transporter ATP-binding protein VirB, protein METVLKAHKVRKVYGSKGNLFSALGSISLEIQKGSFVGIMGPSGAGKSTLLNVLSSIDKPTSGEIEIGGKLISQMNGKELAVFRRDQLGFIFQDYNLLDTMTVKDNIVLPLALAHVKQAEIDERFEIIARQFGIYELRNKYPTEISGGQKQRTAVCRAMITEPTLIFADEPTGALDSKAATNLLEGLSQAKDVRDSTIMMVTHDAFAASYCERIMFIKDGEIFTEIYRGTSSRKQFFQKVLDVLALLGGGENDVI, encoded by the coding sequence ATGGAAACAGTGCTAAAGGCGCATAAAGTTAGAAAAGTATACGGATCCAAAGGAAATTTGTTTTCTGCGCTCGGAAGTATTAGTTTAGAAATACAAAAAGGCTCATTTGTTGGCATCATGGGTCCTTCTGGTGCGGGGAAATCTACGTTATTAAATGTGTTATCCTCCATCGATAAGCCGACTTCTGGAGAAATTGAAATCGGCGGGAAACTAATTTCTCAAATGAACGGGAAAGAGCTGGCGGTTTTTAGACGTGATCAGCTTGGTTTTATTTTCCAAGATTATAATTTGTTAGATACAATGACAGTAAAAGATAATATTGTTTTACCGCTAGCGCTCGCTCACGTAAAACAAGCAGAAATAGATGAGCGCTTTGAAATTATTGCGCGTCAGTTTGGGATTTATGAGCTGCGGAATAAATATCCTACAGAAATATCTGGCGGACAAAAACAAAGAACGGCGGTTTGTCGTGCGATGATTACAGAACCAACACTCATTTTTGCGGATGAACCTACAGGAGCACTTGATTCCAAAGCTGCGACAAACTTGTTAGAAGGACTTTCCCAAGCAAAAGATGTCCGCGATTCTACGATTATGATGGTAACGCACGATGCTTTTGCAGCCAGTTACTGCGAAAGAATTATGTTTATTAAAGACGGCGAAATTTTCACTGAAATCTACCGCGGAACAAGTTCGAGAAAGCAATTTTTCCAAAAGGTGTTAGATGTGTTGGCGCTTCTTGGAGGTGGCGAAAACGATGTTATTTAA
- a CDS encoding shikimate kinase, whose amino-acid sequence MLIGFMGAGKTTVGNILANLANLPYIDIDEVITSEQGMSVSDIFAKYGEKEFRRLEHEKLKELANTKAVIATGGGIVLNPENREVLKNTYPVIYLETDPEVFMNRLKGDTTRPLVQQKSAEEIRAIFEPRVAHYQASADFIVNTDNRNQQEVAAAILAMLDK is encoded by the coding sequence ATCTTAATTGGCTTCATGGGAGCTGGAAAAACAACGGTTGGAAATATACTCGCAAACTTAGCTAATTTACCGTACATCGATATCGACGAAGTAATTACGAGCGAACAAGGAATGAGTGTATCGGACATTTTTGCTAAATATGGTGAAAAAGAATTCCGCCGTCTAGAACATGAAAAATTAAAAGAATTAGCTAATACCAAAGCCGTTATCGCAACAGGCGGTGGCATTGTTCTCAATCCTGAAAATAGAGAAGTATTAAAAAATACATATCCGGTTATTTATTTAGAAACAGATCCTGAAGTATTTATGAACCGCTTAAAAGGCGACACGACGCGACCACTTGTCCAACAAAAATCAGCCGAAGAAATTCGCGCTATTTTTGAACCAAGGGTTGCCCATTACCAAGCTTCCGCAGATTTCATTGTTAACACTGATAATCGCAATCAACAAGAAGTTGCTGCAGCGATTTTGGCTATGTTAGATAAGTAA
- a CDS encoding molybdate metabolism regulator, whose protein sequence is MAITMYIDKPNAALNSETTHPHFNEHFKASFYLDEQDTYGPFGYEDGLEVLRRLEEYFSDKSDQGLHLAAFPKYMMETVKKASYVPAKDDGVDRLQQLLAEFGSDVRTSDRITVSAALAQIKITGYVLPALRDAALESLHREIELNKIEGIDAGYADSMFYDLLTFTKDYTSVLPDMWCRHCTE, encoded by the coding sequence ATGGCGATTACGATGTATATTGACAAACCGAATGCCGCATTAAACAGCGAAACAACGCACCCGCATTTCAATGAGCACTTTAAAGCAAGTTTTTATTTAGATGAACAAGATACGTACGGTCCATTTGGCTATGAGGATGGCCTCGAGGTATTGCGCCGTTTAGAAGAATATTTTAGTGATAAAAGTGATCAAGGACTTCATTTAGCTGCTTTTCCAAAATACATGATGGAAACAGTGAAAAAAGCGAGCTATGTTCCAGCAAAAGATGATGGGGTAGACCGTTTGCAGCAATTATTGGCCGAGTTTGGTAGTGATGTTCGAACATCCGATAGAATTACTGTTTCGGCTGCTTTAGCACAAATCAAAATCACAGGTTATGTTTTGCCGGCGCTCCGTGATGCAGCTCTCGAGTCACTTCATCGCGAAATTGAATTGAATAAAATCGAAGGCATTGATGCGGGATATGCAGATAGTATGTTTTATGATTTATTAACATTTACAAAAGACTATACGTCTGTATTACCGGATATGTGGTGCAGACACTGTACAGAATAA
- the rlmD gene encoding 23S rRNA (uracil(1939)-C(5))-methyltransferase RlmD, whose translation MEASLLKKNQSIELTIEDLTHDGSGVGKIDGYPLFIPNTLPGEKVTAKIIKLNKNYGFARMENIETVSPNRVEPPCAVYSKCGGCSLQHLSYEGQLEFKRNQVEETMKRIGKLNVEVPAALGMENPWRYRNKSQVPVGFVNGKLTAGFYQKRSHAIIDMSTCLIHNEQGDFAVQKAREILAKYGTEPYDEKTGKGDIRHIMTRFAHTTGQLMIVFVTTKERLPFKDEIVRDLTEQLELTSIVQNINPHKTNVIFGDRTKTLWGKDIIEDTIHGIRFAISARSFYQVNPLQTEVLYQQAIDAAELTGEETVIDAYCGIGSISLCLAKKAKHVYGVEIVDQAIQDARANAELNELTNTTFETGKAEEVIPAWYKAGIVADVLVVDPPRKGCDEKLLETILAMKPKKVVYVSCNPGTLARDMKILTDGGYVAKKVQPVDMFPMTTHIEAVTVLDLK comes from the coding sequence TTGGAAGCATCCCTTTTAAAGAAGAACCAATCCATTGAACTAACAATTGAAGATTTAACGCATGATGGCAGTGGAGTTGGCAAAATCGACGGGTATCCACTTTTTATTCCCAATACATTACCTGGAGAAAAAGTGACAGCCAAAATTATTAAATTAAATAAAAATTATGGTTTTGCTCGGATGGAAAATATCGAAACGGTTAGCCCTAATCGCGTGGAACCACCTTGTGCGGTTTATTCGAAATGCGGCGGCTGTAGTTTGCAGCATTTAAGCTACGAGGGTCAACTTGAATTCAAACGAAATCAAGTGGAAGAAACGATGAAACGAATTGGTAAACTAAATGTAGAAGTACCAGCCGCACTTGGCATGGAGAATCCGTGGCGTTACCGCAACAAATCACAAGTGCCGGTCGGTTTCGTGAATGGCAAATTAACAGCTGGCTTTTACCAAAAAAGAAGTCATGCGATTATTGATATGTCTACCTGTTTGATTCACAATGAACAAGGTGATTTTGCTGTTCAAAAAGCACGAGAAATCCTTGCCAAATATGGTACAGAGCCCTACGATGAAAAAACAGGAAAAGGCGATATCCGCCATATTATGACGCGTTTTGCGCATACCACTGGGCAACTAATGATTGTATTTGTCACAACGAAAGAACGTTTACCTTTTAAGGATGAAATAGTTCGTGATTTGACAGAACAACTGGAATTAACATCGATCGTTCAAAATATCAACCCACATAAAACCAATGTCATTTTTGGTGATCGGACGAAAACACTTTGGGGGAAAGATATCATTGAAGATACGATTCATGGTATTAGATTCGCCATTTCGGCTCGTTCATTCTACCAAGTGAATCCACTGCAAACAGAGGTCTTGTATCAACAAGCAATCGATGCAGCTGAGCTAACTGGGGAAGAAACAGTGATTGACGCCTATTGCGGCATCGGCTCCATTTCCCTTTGCCTAGCCAAAAAAGCCAAGCATGTGTACGGGGTTGAAATTGTGGACCAAGCAATTCAAGATGCTCGGGCTAATGCAGAATTAAATGAACTCACGAATACAACGTTTGAAACAGGGAAAGCAGAAGAGGTCATTCCAGCGTGGTATAAAGCTGGAATCGTGGCAGATGTTTTAGTAGTTGACCCACCTAGAAAAGGCTGCGATGAGAAACTACTTGAAACGATTTTAGCGATGAAGCCGAAGAAAGTCGTTTATGTTTCTTGTAATCCAGGAACATTAGCTCGTGATATGAAAATATTAACAGATGGCGGCTACGTAGCGAAGAAAGTCCAACCAGTGGATATGTTCCCAATGACGACCCACATTGAAGCAGTCACTGTTTTAGATTTAAAATAA
- a CDS encoding diacylglycerol kinase: MQKHARVIYNPTSGREIIKKNLADVLSILEEAGYVTSAHATTAEPDDAKRAAEEAVRDRFDLVVAAGGDGTINEVINGIAEKEYRPKVGIIPTGTTNDFARALHVPRDVIKATKIIAAGQSVAMDIGKANETYFINIGGGGRLTELTYDVPSRLKTMLGQLAYYLKGIEMLPSLKATKVKVEYDQGIFEGEVMFFLLGLTNSIGGFEKIAPDAKLDDGKFSLIIVKKVNLAEFIRLVTLALRGDHIKEPNVIYVKSEKVIVHSEDKMLINLDGELGGETPMAFRNLKQHIEFFASVDDIPATDLFIKENS, translated from the coding sequence ATGCAAAAACACGCTCGAGTTATTTATAATCCCACATCTGGAAGAGAAATCATTAAGAAAAACCTTGCAGATGTCCTTTCGATATTAGAGGAAGCGGGCTATGTAACATCTGCACACGCAACTACTGCAGAACCAGATGACGCCAAACGCGCAGCCGAAGAAGCTGTAAGAGATCGATTTGATTTAGTCGTAGCAGCTGGCGGAGATGGAACCATTAATGAAGTCATTAACGGGATTGCAGAAAAAGAATATCGCCCCAAAGTAGGGATTATACCAACCGGGACAACCAATGATTTTGCAAGAGCCTTACATGTTCCTAGAGACGTGATAAAAGCAACGAAGATTATAGCAGCTGGTCAAAGTGTAGCAATGGATATAGGTAAAGCAAACGAAACGTATTTTATTAATATTGGTGGCGGCGGTCGGTTAACAGAACTAACCTACGACGTTCCTAGCCGATTAAAAACAATGCTTGGACAACTTGCTTATTATTTAAAAGGAATTGAAATGTTACCTTCCTTGAAAGCAACCAAAGTAAAAGTAGAATACGATCAAGGTATTTTTGAAGGAGAAGTAATGTTTTTCCTACTAGGATTAACGAATTCAATCGGTGGCTTCGAAAAAATTGCCCCTGACGCCAAGCTAGACGACGGTAAATTTTCACTAATTATTGTAAAAAAAGTCAATTTAGCAGAATTTATCCGTTTAGTCACATTAGCGCTTAGAGGCGATCATATTAAAGAACCAAATGTCATCTATGTAAAATCCGAAAAAGTAATTGTCCATTCAGAGGACAAAATGTTAATCAACCTTGACGGGGAGCTTGGTGGGGAAACCCCAATGGCATTCCGCAATTTAAAACAACATATTGAATTTTTCGCAAGTGTGGATGATATCCCTGCAACCGATTTATTCATAAAAGAAAATAGCTAA
- the gatB gene encoding Asp-tRNA(Asn)/Glu-tRNA(Gln) amidotransferase subunit GatB translates to MNFETVIGLEVHVELKTNSKIFSSAPAHFGAEPNTNTTVVDLGMPGVLPVLNKRAVEFGMKAAMAINCEIAEHTKFDRKNYFYPDNPKAYQISQFDKPIGEHGWIEIEVGGKKKKIGITRLHLEEDAGKNTHTSHGYSLVDINRQGTPLIEIVSEPDIRSAEEAYAYLEKLKSIIQYTGVSDVKMEEGSMRCDANISIRPVGREEFGVKTELKNLNSFNNVRKGIEYEEKRQAEVLLSGGIIEQETRRFEEATGKTSLMRIKEGSDDYRYFPEPDLVDLFIDEAWKERIRAEIPELPDKRQIRYINDLGLPAYDAMVLTLTKEMSDFFEATLAAGADAKQASNWLMGEVSAYLNAEQKELHETGLTPENLAGMIKLIEAGTISSKIAKKVFRELAQNGGDAEQVVKDKGLVQISDEGALRTIIGEILDNNEQSIVDFKNGKDRAVGFLIGQVMKATKGQANPPMANKLLLEEMNKR, encoded by the coding sequence ATGAATTTTGAAACAGTTATTGGACTTGAGGTTCACGTAGAGTTAAAAACCAATTCAAAAATATTTTCTTCTGCGCCAGCTCATTTTGGAGCAGAACCAAATACAAATACAACCGTGGTAGACTTAGGTATGCCAGGTGTTTTACCAGTTTTAAATAAACGTGCCGTAGAATTCGGTATGAAAGCGGCAATGGCAATCAACTGTGAAATTGCGGAACATACAAAATTCGACCGCAAAAACTATTTTTATCCAGATAATCCCAAAGCATACCAAATTTCCCAATTCGATAAACCAATCGGCGAACATGGTTGGATTGAAATCGAAGTTGGCGGTAAAAAGAAAAAAATCGGCATCACTCGTCTTCATTTAGAAGAAGATGCTGGTAAAAACACGCATACATCTCATGGTTATTCATTAGTGGATATTAACCGTCAAGGAACACCGCTCATCGAAATCGTTTCTGAACCAGACATTCGCTCTGCAGAAGAAGCGTATGCCTACTTGGAAAAACTAAAATCAATCATTCAATACACTGGCGTATCCGACGTAAAAATGGAAGAAGGTTCGATGCGCTGTGATGCCAACATTTCTATCCGTCCAGTCGGTCGCGAAGAATTTGGCGTAAAAACAGAACTTAAAAACCTAAACTCCTTCAATAACGTGCGTAAAGGTATCGAATACGAAGAAAAACGCCAAGCAGAAGTACTTCTTTCTGGTGGCATTATCGAACAAGAAACACGTCGTTTTGAAGAAGCAACTGGAAAAACTTCCTTGATGCGTATCAAAGAAGGATCCGACGATTATCGTTATTTCCCAGAGCCAGACTTAGTAGATTTATTTATTGATGAAGCTTGGAAAGAACGTATCCGCGCTGAAATTCCTGAACTTCCAGATAAACGCCAAATCCGTTATATTAACGATCTTGGTTTACCTGCGTATGATGCAATGGTTCTAACGCTAACAAAAGAAATGTCTGATTTCTTTGAAGCAACTCTTGCAGCTGGAGCGGATGCTAAACAAGCGTCTAACTGGTTAATGGGTGAGGTTTCCGCTTACTTAAATGCAGAACAAAAAGAACTGCATGAAACAGGCCTAACACCAGAAAACCTAGCAGGCATGATTAAATTAATCGAGGCCGGCACAATTTCCTCTAAAATTGCCAAAAAAGTTTTCCGCGAATTAGCGCAAAATGGCGGCGACGCAGAGCAAGTTGTTAAAGACAAAGGACTTGTTCAAATTTCTGATGAAGGAGCATTACGCACAATCATCGGTGAAATTTTGGATAACAATGAACAATCTATCGTCGACTTTAAAAATGGTAAAGACCGTGCTGTTGGATTCTTAATTGGTCAAGTAATGAAAGCAACAAAAGGCCAAGCAAATCCACCGATGGCAAACAAACTATTATTAGAAGAAATGAACAAACGCTAA
- the gatA gene encoding Asp-tRNA(Asn)/Glu-tRNA(Gln) amidotransferase subunit GatA has product MGLFDFSVKELHDKLVKKEITPFDLVSESFNRIESVEDKVGSFITLNKEAAFDVAEELGDAGIDPNNMLAGLPIGIKDNIVTKSLRTTAASKILENFDPIYDATVVSKLKNAQTINIGKLNMDEFAMGSSTETSYFHKTFNPWDLSRVPGGSSGGSASAVAAGEVLFSLGSDTGGSIRQPAAFCGVVGMKPTYGRVSRFGLIAFASSLDQIGPITKNVEDNAYLLEAISGLDANDSTSINQPVERFSDSLTGDIKGLRIGVPKEYLGEGVDPGVKQAVLDALKTLEKLGATWDEVSLPHSEYGVASYYILASSEASSNLSRFDGVRYGYRSPNATTLEELYTKTRSEGFGDEVKRRIMLGTYALSSGYYDAYYKKAQQARTLIKQDFVNVFENYDVIIGPSSPTTAFKIDGMINDPITMYSNDILTVPINLAGVPAISVPCGFSDGLPVGLQIIGNYFEESLLYKVAHAFEQETTFHKEKPNL; this is encoded by the coding sequence TTGGGTTTATTTGATTTTTCAGTAAAAGAACTACATGATAAATTAGTAAAAAAAGAGATTACACCATTTGATTTAGTATCAGAATCATTCAACCGAATTGAATCCGTAGAGGACAAAGTTGGCTCCTTTATTACATTAAATAAAGAAGCAGCCTTTGATGTAGCGGAAGAGCTTGGAGATGCTGGCATAGATCCTAACAACATGCTTGCAGGACTTCCAATCGGGATTAAAGATAATATCGTCACAAAAAGCTTGCGCACAACAGCAGCAAGTAAAATTTTAGAAAACTTCGATCCGATTTATGATGCGACCGTTGTTTCAAAATTGAAAAATGCACAAACAATTAATATCGGAAAATTAAACATGGATGAATTCGCGATGGGTTCCTCGACAGAAACATCGTATTTCCACAAAACATTTAACCCATGGGATTTATCAAGAGTTCCTGGTGGTTCTTCAGGTGGTAGTGCATCCGCAGTTGCAGCCGGCGAAGTATTATTCTCGCTTGGTAGTGATACTGGTGGATCAATTCGCCAACCAGCAGCTTTTTGTGGGGTAGTCGGAATGAAACCTACATATGGCCGTGTATCTCGTTTTGGTTTAATTGCCTTTGCGTCTTCTTTAGACCAAATCGGCCCAATTACAAAAAATGTAGAAGATAATGCGTATTTACTAGAAGCGATTTCTGGTTTAGATGCAAATGATTCTACATCCATTAACCAACCAGTAGAGCGCTTCTCAGATAGCTTAACTGGCGACATCAAAGGCTTACGCATCGGTGTTCCAAAAGAATATCTTGGCGAAGGCGTTGACCCTGGCGTAAAACAAGCTGTCTTAGATGCCCTTAAAACACTCGAAAAACTTGGCGCTACTTGGGATGAAGTTTCTTTACCGCATTCTGAATACGGTGTAGCAAGTTACTATATTTTAGCATCCAGTGAAGCTTCTTCTAACCTTTCTCGCTTTGACGGCGTTCGTTACGGATACCGTTCTCCAAACGCGACTACTTTAGAAGAACTTTATACAAAAACGCGTTCTGAAGGTTTTGGCGATGAAGTAAAACGTCGTATTATGCTTGGAACATATGCGTTAAGCTCGGGTTATTACGATGCTTACTACAAAAAAGCACAACAAGCACGTACATTAATTAAACAAGATTTCGTTAATGTATTTGAAAACTATGATGTAATTATCGGACCAAGTTCCCCGACAACAGCTTTCAAAATTGACGGCATGATCAATGATCCAATTACAATGTATTCCAATGATATTTTAACTGTTCCGATTAACTTAGCCGGCGTACCAGCTATTTCTGTTCCTTGTGGATTCTCAGATGGCTTACCAGTAGGCTTACAAATTATCGGTAACTACTTTGAAGAATCATTATTATACAAAGTAGCACATGCTTTTGAACAAGAAACAACATTCCATAAAGAAAAACCAAACTTATAG
- the gatC gene encoding Asp-tRNA(Asn)/Glu-tRNA(Gln) amidotransferase subunit GatC, with amino-acid sequence MSNISKETVEKVANLAKLEVSETEATAFAGQLGKIIELVEQLNTLDTTNVEPTSHAIEVSNVLREDVATKGLDRREVLKNAPDEQDGMFKVPTIMEQ; translated from the coding sequence TTGTCAAATATATCAAAAGAAACAGTAGAAAAAGTAGCAAATCTTGCCAAATTAGAAGTATCAGAAACAGAAGCAACTGCTTTCGCTGGTCAGCTTGGTAAAATTATCGAGCTAGTAGAGCAATTAAATACTTTAGATACAACGAATGTAGAACCTACCAGCCATGCAATTGAAGTATCGAACGTTTTACGAGAAGATGTGGCAACAAAAGGGCTTGATCGTAGAGAAGTACTAAAAAATGCGCCAGATGAGCAAGACGGCATGTTCAAAGTACCAACAATTATGGAACAATAA
- a CDS encoding CamS family sex pheromone protein yields MKKLIIAALGLTLVLSGCAPKLDSNDKVVQKDDTKAETGIMTKNQISSNYYKTVLPYKASKSRGLVVSNIYSRYDINELESGLMRVSQNKYSPDNYLFQEGQYLDKETLQKWLDRKSEKNPNGLNPESNGDGKDRNPIYLAHILEQDYLKQTDKDTVALGGISIALAMNSVDYYQKEQYGDTYEQAISDSDLLAQGKEMSATVLNRIRQTKGLENVPVTIAIYKQGARDAVAPGNFIAYATANGDSLSSWKDVEEKNYVLPSAESAKDHKTDNDNFLNFKKSIEDYYPNFTGVVGRARYEDGQLAALSIDIPLQFYGEAEIIGFTQYVTDLVGQHLSKTADLQVNISTSDGPAALITRKANEDAATAHIYD; encoded by the coding sequence ATGAAAAAACTCATAATTGCAGCGCTCGGTTTAACGCTTGTTCTCTCTGGCTGTGCCCCAAAACTCGACTCAAACGATAAAGTGGTGCAAAAAGACGATACAAAAGCAGAAACGGGTATCATGACAAAAAACCAAATCTCATCCAATTATTACAAAACAGTACTACCATACAAAGCAAGTAAATCTCGTGGACTTGTCGTATCGAATATTTATTCAAGATACGATATCAACGAATTAGAATCTGGTTTAATGCGTGTTTCTCAAAATAAATACTCACCAGATAATTATCTTTTCCAAGAAGGACAATATTTGGATAAAGAAACGTTACAAAAATGGTTAGACAGAAAAAGCGAGAAAAATCCCAACGGTTTAAATCCAGAGAGCAATGGCGATGGCAAAGACCGTAATCCGATTTATCTAGCACACATTTTAGAACAAGATTATTTAAAACAAACAGATAAAGACACAGTGGCACTGGGCGGGATTTCGATTGCGCTCGCGATGAATTCGGTCGATTACTACCAAAAAGAACAATATGGCGATACGTATGAACAAGCGATTAGCGATAGCGACCTTTTAGCGCAAGGAAAAGAAATGTCGGCTACCGTCTTAAACCGCATTCGCCAAACAAAAGGGTTAGAAAATGTTCCTGTAACAATTGCCATTTACAAACAAGGCGCACGTGATGCTGTCGCTCCAGGTAATTTCATTGCTTATGCAACAGCGAATGGCGATAGTCTTTCAAGCTGGAAAGATGTAGAGGAAAAAAATTATGTGTTACCATCTGCTGAATCTGCCAAAGATCACAAAACAGATAATGATAACTTCCTTAACTTCAAAAAATCAATTGAAGATTATTATCCGAACTTCACTGGTGTAGTAGGACGTGCTCGTTACGAAGATGGCCAATTGGCAGCATTAAGTATCGATATTCCACTACAATTTTACGGCGAAGCAGAAATCATTGGCTTTACACAATATGTAACGGATTTAGTTGGACAGCACCTTTCCAAAACAGCCGATTTACAAGTCAATATTTCGACTTCAGATGGTCCAGCAGCATTAATTACAAGAAAAGCAAATGAGGATGCAGCAACTGCCCACATTTACGATTAA
- the ligA gene encoding NAD-dependent DNA ligase LigA — translation MADKKRYEELINILDQYSYDYYVIDNPTVEDAEYDQKMQELLKIEEAHPEWVTPESPSKRVGGEVLDGFTKVAHDTPMLSLGNAFNREDLADFDRRIRDKVGDDIAYMCELKIDGLAVSLQYENGKYKQGATRGDGTIGEDITANLRTIRSIPMKLHKDYSIEVRGEAFMPKRSFQKLNEIREEEGQMLFANPRNAAAGSLRQLDTKIAASRNLDIFLYAVADFGEMGVTTHSEGLDMLETLGLKVNKERRLCNNLEEVYAYIEEWTEKRAGLAYDIDGIVLKLNNLEQQRQMGTTVKSPRWSIAYKFPAEEVPTKLLDIELNVGRTGVITPTAVLEPVRVAGTTVSRASLHNEDLITEKDIRIGDTVLIKKAGDIIPEVIKSITEERSGSEEPFHMPKNCPTCGSELVRLEEEVALRCINPKCPAQIKEGLIHFVSRNAMNIDGLGEKVIIQLFSQHLIKDVADLFFLSKEKLLELERMGEKSVTNLLASIEASKQNSLEKLLFGLGIRHVGAKAAKSLAVHFDTMDELKIADKETLTSINDIGEKMADSIVTYFANEEVHDLLEELKRAGVNMTYTGPKLEDMSEEELVFAGKTVVLTGKLEKLTRNDAKALIESLGGNVSGSVSKKTDVVVAGSDAGSKLAKAEELAIPIWSEEDLIEYLPDEGGLNE, via the coding sequence ATGGCTGATAAAAAACGGTATGAAGAACTAATCAACATACTTGATCAATACAGCTATGATTATTATGTAATTGATAATCCAACAGTAGAAGATGCCGAATACGATCAAAAGATGCAAGAATTACTTAAAATAGAAGAAGCGCATCCCGAATGGGTTACACCTGAGTCTCCTTCGAAACGAGTCGGTGGAGAAGTTTTAGATGGCTTTACTAAAGTAGCACATGACACGCCAATGTTAAGTCTAGGCAATGCTTTTAACCGAGAAGACTTAGCTGATTTTGACCGCCGAATTCGCGATAAAGTTGGCGATGATATTGCTTATATGTGCGAACTGAAAATTGACGGCTTGGCAGTATCCCTTCAATACGAAAATGGGAAATACAAACAAGGCGCGACACGTGGTGACGGAACTATCGGGGAAGACATTACGGCTAACTTACGTACGATTCGCTCGATTCCTATGAAACTTCATAAGGACTATTCGATTGAAGTTCGCGGTGAGGCTTTCATGCCAAAACGTTCTTTCCAAAAATTAAATGAAATTCGCGAAGAAGAAGGCCAGATGTTATTTGCGAATCCTCGAAATGCAGCGGCTGGCTCACTTCGCCAGTTAGATACAAAAATTGCCGCATCCAGAAACCTAGATATCTTCCTTTATGCCGTAGCTGATTTTGGCGAAATGGGCGTTACAACCCATAGCGAAGGCTTAGATATGCTGGAAACGCTAGGTCTGAAAGTCAATAAAGAGCGCCGACTTTGTAACAATTTAGAAGAAGTTTATGCTTATATTGAAGAATGGACTGAGAAACGAGCTGGCTTAGCGTACGACATCGATGGCATTGTGTTAAAACTAAACAATTTAGAACAACAACGCCAAATGGGAACCACGGTTAAATCACCACGTTGGTCGATTGCCTACAAATTCCCAGCCGAAGAAGTACCAACCAAGTTACTCGATATCGAACTAAACGTTGGTAGAACTGGCGTAATAACTCCCACCGCTGTGTTAGAACCGGTCAGAGTTGCTGGAACTACTGTCAGCCGAGCATCCCTTCATAACGAAGATTTAATTACGGAAAAAGATATCCGCATTGGCGATACCGTTTTAATCAAAAAAGCCGGCGATATCATTCCCGAAGTCATTAAAAGTATCACCGAAGAACGTAGCGGAAGCGAAGAACCTTTCCATATGCCAAAAAACTGCCCAACTTGTGGTAGCGAACTGGTTCGTTTGGAAGAAGAAGTGGCGCTAAGATGTATTAATCCTAAGTGCCCAGCTCAAATTAAAGAAGGTCTTATCCACTTTGTTTCCCGAAATGCGATGAACATTGATGGCCTCGGCGAAAAAGTGATTATCCAGCTATTTTCACAACATTTAATCAAAGATGTAGCAGATTTGTTTTTCCTTTCGAAGGAGAAACTGTTAGAATTAGAAAGAATGGGTGAGAAATCAGTAACCAATTTACTGGCATCCATCGAAGCAAGTAAACAAAATTCGCTGGAAAAATTACTATTTGGCTTGGGAATTCGCCATGTTGGTGCCAAAGCAGCCAAATCGCTTGCGGTTCATTTCGACACAATGGATGAACTAAAAATAGCAGATAAAGAAACACTGACAAGTATTAACGACATTGGTGAAAAAATGGCCGATAGTATTGTGACCTATTTTGCGAATGAAGAAGTACATGATTTATTGGAAGAACTAAAAAGGGCTGGCGTCAATATGACCTATACAGGGCCAAAACTAGAAGATATGTCCGAGGAAGAACTTGTTTTCGCAGGTAAAACCGTTGTCTTAACTGGGAAACTAGAGAAGTTAACGCGTAATGATGCAAAAGCATTAATCGAATCACTCGGCGGAAATGTTTCTGGAAGCGTCAGTAAGAAAACGGATGTTGTTGTAGCTGGCAGTGATGCTGGTTCTAAATTAGCCAAAGCGGAAGAACTAGCAATTCCTATTTGGTCCGAAGAAGACTTAATAGAGTACTTACCAGACGAAGGTGGATTAAACGAATGA